The Cydia amplana chromosome 21, ilCydAmpl1.1, whole genome shotgun sequence genome includes a window with the following:
- the LOC134658074 gene encoding uncharacterized protein LOC134658074, whose translation MPVVDEKTMLAEIMRVINKFALTTQDEAEVNIDDADRGLPSIKLYFKGAHTSLVVRAEGRQWHYIIGPPSLFPEWFHEEHEVQQDAIGSYVDVPKDVSGEFYKTLCHLLTMFISFPV comes from the exons ATGCCTGTAGTGGATGAAAAAACTATGCTTGCTGAAATTATGAGAGTTATTAACAAATTCGC TCTGACTACCCAAGATGAAGCAGAAGTAAACATAGACGATGCAGATAGAGGGCTCCCTTCAATAAAG CTATACTTCAAAGGCGCTCACACTTCACTAGTAGTCCGTGCGGAAGGGAGACAGTGGCACTACATCATTGGCCCTCCCTCTCTGTTCCCCGAATGGTTTCACGAAGAGCACGAAGTTCAACAGGACGCGATCGGCTCATACGTCGATGTTCCTAAAGATGTGAGCGGCGAGTTTTATAAAACTCTCTGTCATTTGTTGACCATGTTTATTAGTTTTCCAGTTTAA